In Janthinobacterium agaricidamnosum NBRC 102515 = DSM 9628, the DNA window CCTCGTCGAGACCGAATTCACGCGCGACTTCGGCGATCGGCTTGCCGTTCTGGTAAGGCGCGATGGCGCGGACGTGTTGCGGACCAAAATTATGGGACATGGTATTTTTAATTAAATAAAGTGAACGTAAGTGAACGTTAGAGGCTCAGCGGATACGAGCCGAGCACCTTGAAGAAGGCGGCGTTATCCTTCAACTCCAGCAGCGCCTGCGCCACCGCCGGGTTGTGCACATGGCCTTCGATATCGACGTAGAAATAATACTCCCAGGTGCCGATGCGCGCGGGGCGCGATTCGAAGCGCGTCATCGACACGCCATGCCGGGCCAGCGGCGCCAGCAGCTGGTACACGGCGCCGGCCTTGTTCGGCACCGCCAATACCAGCGAGGTCTGGTCCTGGCCGGACGGCGCGGTCGCCAACGTGCCGACCACCGCAAAACGGGTGCGGTTGTGCGGATCGTCCTGGATATGGCCCTTGATCACGCCCAGCTTGTACTGTTCGCCCGCCATTTCGCTGGCGATCGCCGCCGTGGTCGGGTCGTCGCTGGCGATGCGCGCGCCTTCGGCGTTGGACGCCACGGCGCGCCGCTCGATCTGCGGGTAATGCTGGTTCAGCCACGCCTGGCATTGCGCCAGCGCCTGCGAATGGGCGCAGATGACCGTGATGCCGTCCATATTGCCGCTCTTGCTCATCAGGCTGTGATAGATCGGGATCGATATCTCGCCGCTGATGATCAAACTGGTTTGCAGCATCAGGTCGAGCGTGCGGTTGACCGCGCCTTCCGACGAATTCTCGACCGGCACCACGCCGAAATCGGCGGTGCCAGCTTCGGTGGCGCGGAACACTTCATCGATCGACACGCACGGCAAGCCGTCGACGGCGCTGCCGAATTGCTGGTACACGGCTTGTTCGCTGAAGGTGCCGACCGGCCCCAGGTAAGCGACCGTGACGCGCTTTTCCAGCGCGCGGCAGGACGACATGATTTCGCGGAAGATGGTTTGCACTTCGCGGTTGCCCATCGGCCCGGGATTGCGCTCGGCCACGCCGCGCAGCACCTGCGCCTCGCGCTCGGGACGGAATACCGGCGCGCGGGTTTCGGCCTTGACGTGGCCGACTTGCTGGGCCACCAGCGCGCGGCGGTTGAGTAGGTCAAGAATTTGCGCGTCGATCGCATCGATCTCTTCGCGCAATGGTTTTAATTTGTCTGTCATGGTGGATGGACTTCGTCTGCTGTATTTCGATCTTTGCCGCCGCTGGCAAAATTCAGGCTCGTTCAAGCCAGTTCAAGCCTTGCCGCGGCCGGCGAACTCATTCAAATAATCGACCAGCGCCTGCACGCCCTCGATCGGCATCGCATTGTAAATCGATGCTCGCATACCGCCGACGGACTTGTGGCCCTTCAGTTGCAGCAGGCCGCGCTGCTTGGCGCCGGCCAGGAATGCTTCATTCAATGATGCGTCGCGCAGGAAAAACGGGATATTCATGCGCGAACGGCATTCGGGATCAATCGGGTTGCTATAAAAATCATCGGCGTCGAGCGCCGCGTACAACAGCGCCGCTTTCTCGATATTACGCTGTTCCATGGCCGCCACGCCACCCTGGCGCTTGAGCCACTGGAATACCAGGCCGGCGATATAGATCGCATACGTCGGCGGCGTGTTGAACATCGACGCATTGTCGGCCACCACTTTCCAGTCGAAGGTCGACGGGCAGCATGGCAGCGCATGGCCCAGCAAGTCTTCGCGCACGATCACCAGCGTCAGACCGGCCGGGCCGATATTCTTTTGCGCGCCGCCGAAGATGACGCCGTATTTCGACACGTCGATCACGCGCGACAGGATGTGCGACGACATGTCGGCCACGATCGGCGTATCGGCCGACAGGCCGCCCAGCTCGGGCGTGAAATTGTATTCGGCGCCGTCGATGGTTTCATTGGTGCACAGGTGCAGATAGGCCGCGCCGGGCGTCAGATTCCATTGCGCTTGCGGCGGCACGGTCGAAAAGCCCTGCGCCCGGGACGACGCGGCGATGTTCACGCTGGCGTAGCGCGCCGCTTCCTGGTGCGACTTGGCGGACCAGGAACCGGTGACGACAAAATCGACCGTGGCCGGCTTGTCAACGGTCGCGGTGCGGCCCACCAGGTTCATCGGAATCACCGCGTTCTGGGTCAGCCCGCCGCCCTGCATGAACAGGATCCTGTAATTGTCCGGCACCGCCAGCAAGTCGCGCAGGTCGCGCTC includes these proteins:
- the pheA gene encoding prephenate dehydratase; translation: MTDKLKPLREEIDAIDAQILDLLNRRALVAQQVGHVKAETRAPVFRPEREAQVLRGVAERNPGPMGNREVQTIFREIMSSCRALEKRVTVAYLGPVGTFSEQAVYQQFGSAVDGLPCVSIDEVFRATEAGTADFGVVPVENSSEGAVNRTLDLMLQTSLIISGEISIPIYHSLMSKSGNMDGITVICAHSQALAQCQAWLNQHYPQIERRAVASNAEGARIASDDPTTAAIASEMAGEQYKLGVIKGHIQDDPHNRTRFAVVGTLATAPSGQDQTSLVLAVPNKAGAVYQLLAPLARHGVSMTRFESRPARIGTWEYYFYVDIEGHVHNPAVAQALLELKDNAAFFKVLGSYPLSL
- the serC gene encoding 3-phosphoserine/phosphohydroxythreonine transaminase, translated to MTHIYNFSAGPAVLPKEVLQQAAADMLDWHGSGMSVMEMSHRGPEFSAIYQAAERDLRDLLAVPDNYRILFMQGGGLTQNAVIPMNLVGRTATVDKPATVDFVVTGSWSAKSHQEAARYASVNIAASSRAQGFSTVPPQAQWNLTPGAAYLHLCTNETIDGAEYNFTPELGGLSADTPIVADMSSHILSRVIDVSKYGVIFGGAQKNIGPAGLTLVIVREDLLGHALPCCPSTFDWKVVADNASMFNTPPTYAIYIAGLVFQWLKRQGGVAAMEQRNIEKAALLYAALDADDFYSNPIDPECRSRMNIPFFLRDASLNEAFLAGAKQRGLLQLKGHKSVGGMRASIYNAMPIEGVQALVDYLNEFAGRGKA